One window from the genome of Pseudomonas sp. L5B5 encodes:
- a CDS encoding SMI1/KNR4 family protein: MDFEDFKQLLDNKRSANPIWFELPSDSVATEAEIIEFEQLMALRLPAQYRRFLKTYGGGYFALGTVYSLDQTSDFNLLEINRAHRTSGSNHLLFSDNGCGDFYGFRIENGQCLEQVLFFDHGLEQWQATRYPGLFSFLAEVALAN, encoded by the coding sequence ATGGACTTCGAGGATTTCAAGCAACTGCTGGACAACAAGCGCAGCGCCAACCCCATCTGGTTTGAACTGCCCTCGGACAGCGTCGCCACCGAAGCTGAAATCATTGAATTCGAACAGCTGATGGCGTTACGGCTGCCCGCCCAATACCGGCGCTTCCTCAAGACCTATGGCGGCGGCTACTTTGCCTTGGGCACCGTGTATTCACTGGACCAGACCAGCGATTTCAATCTTCTGGAAATCAACCGCGCACACCGGACCTCTGGCAGCAACCACCTGCTGTTTTCAGACAATGGCTGCGGCGACTTCTACGGGTTCAGGATAGAAAACGGCCAATGCCTGGAACAGGTGCTGTTTTTCGACCATGGCCTTGAACAATGGCAAGCCACTCGATACCCAGGACTGTTCAGCTTCCTGGCCGAAGTGGCCCTTGCCAACTGA
- a CDS encoding DUF3349 domain-containing protein, whose translation MPLRTELDEPLAEVVSMLHKAFPDGVGSSDYYALLTVLYEHFSDRNLAQVVAQLTHRDPERVLNDLHQAVTLAKPSPEAIEALTSCLHRHGIDKLLADD comes from the coding sequence ATGCCTCTCAGAACCGAGCTGGACGAACCATTAGCCGAAGTCGTGTCAATGCTGCACAAAGCCTTCCCGGACGGCGTCGGTTCATCCGACTACTACGCCCTGCTGACCGTCCTGTATGAGCACTTTTCCGATCGCAACCTGGCACAGGTCGTGGCGCAACTGACCCACCGGGACCCCGAGCGCGTGCTGAATGACCTCCACCAGGCCGTGACCCTGGCAAAACCGAGCCCAGAGGCGATCGAAGCGCTGACCAGCTGCCTGCACCGCCACGGAATCGACAAGCTGTTGGCCGACGACTGA
- a CDS encoding efflux transporter outer membrane subunit, with the protein MKTTLTLMAASVLLAACSSSTPHPDSGLQAPTAWHAPNHPEGQQQDPRWWARFGSPELDRLIAEARTGSHDLAAAMARVRQAQASAIVAGAPLLPSVEGSFNASRQKRMGGKGSNQQDSTSSDKTENAFDAGLSATYEIDFWGGRRAARDSALLSAQASEFDRATVELTLLSGVANNYAQLLALREQNRIAELNLANAQSVLRLVQTRYDSGSATALELAQQKSLVASQQRQIPLVRQQAEEALITLATLLGRPVQSLSLNEQPFAELTWPDIDAGIPSELLARRPDIASAEVRLAAAQADVGVARAAMLPTVTLTAKLGSNADKFDDILRNPFYNLASGLVAPIFNAGRLSAERDRATARQEELLETYRGAIINGFADVEKALNSIRGLDQQRQWQSEELEQAQRAFEISQSRYQAGAEDLLTVLETQRTLYAAQDQNVQLRLSRLQSSIALYKALGGGWQVSTAPAR; encoded by the coding sequence ATGAAGACCACCCTGACCCTGATGGCCGCCAGCGTATTGCTGGCAGCCTGCAGCAGCTCCACCCCGCACCCGGACAGCGGCCTGCAAGCGCCAACGGCCTGGCATGCCCCCAACCACCCCGAAGGCCAGCAACAGGACCCACGCTGGTGGGCCCGCTTCGGCAGCCCGGAACTGGACCGCCTGATTGCCGAAGCGCGAACCGGCAGCCATGACCTGGCGGCGGCCATGGCCCGGGTCCGCCAGGCCCAGGCCAGCGCCATCGTGGCCGGCGCCCCGCTGCTGCCCTCGGTCGAAGGCAGCTTCAATGCCAGCCGGCAAAAACGCATGGGCGGCAAAGGCAGCAACCAGCAGGACAGCACCAGCAGCGACAAGACCGAGAATGCGTTCGATGCCGGACTCAGCGCCACCTATGAAATCGATTTCTGGGGCGGCCGGCGCGCAGCGCGCGACAGCGCCCTGCTCAGCGCCCAGGCCAGCGAATTCGACCGCGCCACCGTGGAGCTGACCCTGCTCAGCGGCGTGGCCAACAACTACGCCCAGCTACTTGCGCTACGGGAACAGAACCGGATCGCCGAACTCAACCTGGCCAACGCACAAAGCGTCCTGCGCCTGGTTCAAACCCGCTACGACTCAGGCTCGGCCACGGCCCTGGAACTGGCCCAGCAAAAGAGCCTGGTGGCCTCCCAGCAGCGCCAGATACCGCTAGTGCGGCAGCAGGCCGAAGAGGCCCTGATCACCCTCGCCACCTTGCTCGGCCGGCCAGTGCAAAGCCTGTCCCTGAACGAACAACCTTTCGCCGAGCTGACATGGCCGGATATCGACGCCGGAATCCCCAGCGAGCTGCTGGCCCGCCGCCCGGATATCGCCAGCGCCGAAGTCCGGCTCGCGGCAGCCCAGGCCGATGTCGGCGTAGCCCGGGCCGCCATGCTGCCCACCGTGACCCTCACGGCAAAGCTGGGCTCGAACGCCGACAAGTTCGACGATATCTTGCGCAACCCCTTCTACAACCTCGCCTCCGGCCTCGTGGCACCGATCTTCAATGCCGGGCGCCTGAGCGCCGAACGCGACCGGGCCACGGCACGCCAGGAGGAGCTGCTGGAAACCTATCGCGGGGCGATCATCAATGGCTTTGCCGACGTGGAAAAAGCCCTCAACAGCATTCGCGGCCTGGACCAGCAACGGCAATGGCAGAGTGAAGAACTGGAGCAGGCGCAACGAGCCTTCGAGATATCCCAGAGCCGCTATCAGGCCGGCGCCGAAGACCTGCTGACAGTGCTGGAAACCCAGCGCACCCTGTATGCCGCCCAGGACCAGAACGTGCAGTTGCGGCTGTCGCGACTGCAGTCCAGCATTGCGCTGTACAAGGCACTGGGTGGCGGCTGGCAGGTATCCACGGCACCTGCGCGCTAG
- a CDS encoding MacB family efflux pump subunit has translation MQTPLIDLRNIRKSYGGGDSPQVDVLRGIDLSIHAGEFVAIVGASGSGKSTLMNILGCLDRPTCGEYLFAGENVAHLDSDELAWLRREAFGFVFQGYHLIPSGSAQENVEMPAIYAGIPAAERHARAAALLERLGLGSRTGNRPHQLSGGQQQRVSIARALMNGGHIILADEPTGALDSHSGAEVMTLLDELASQGHVVILITHDREVAARAKRIIEIRDGEIISDTADTDPTVQASANTGALQAVDLRQRLAQGSEPTGAWKGELVEAVQAAWRVMWINRFRTALTLLGIIIGVASVVVMLAVGEGSKRQVMAQMGAFGSNIIYLSGHSSNPRAPAGIITLDDVAALGALPQVKRIMPVNGAEAGVRFGNRDYMAYVGGNDTNFPHIFNWPVVEGSYFSEADEHSAAPVAVIGHKVREKLLQDVANPIGQYILIENVPFQVVGVLVGKGASSGDSDSDDRIAVPYSAASTRLFGSRNPEYVAIAAADASKVKETEQAIDQLMLRLHNGKRDYELTNNAAMIQAEARTQNTLSLMLGAIAAISLLVGGIGVMNIMLMTVRERTREIGIRMATGARQRDILRQFLTEAVMLSVVGGLTGIGVALIIGGVLILSEVAVAFSLAAVLGAFACALVTGVVFGFMPARKAARLDPVTALTSE, from the coding sequence CCGGCCGACCTGCGGCGAATACCTGTTCGCCGGCGAGAACGTCGCCCACCTCGATAGCGACGAACTGGCCTGGCTGCGCCGCGAGGCCTTCGGCTTCGTGTTCCAGGGCTACCATCTGATTCCCTCGGGCTCGGCCCAGGAAAACGTCGAGATGCCGGCCATCTATGCCGGCATCCCGGCGGCCGAGCGCCATGCCCGTGCCGCCGCCCTGCTGGAGCGCCTGGGCCTGGGCAGCCGCACCGGCAACCGTCCGCACCAGCTGTCCGGGGGCCAGCAGCAACGGGTGTCCATCGCTCGCGCCCTGATGAACGGCGGGCACATCATCCTCGCCGACGAACCCACCGGCGCCCTGGACAGCCACAGCGGTGCGGAAGTCATGACCCTGCTGGACGAGCTGGCCAGCCAGGGCCACGTGGTGATCCTCATCACCCACGACCGCGAAGTGGCCGCGAGGGCCAAGCGCATCATCGAGATCCGCGACGGCGAGATCATCAGCGACACCGCCGATACCGACCCTACGGTCCAGGCCAGTGCCAATACCGGCGCCTTGCAGGCTGTGGACCTGCGCCAGCGCCTGGCGCAGGGCAGCGAACCCACCGGAGCCTGGAAAGGCGAACTGGTGGAGGCGGTGCAAGCGGCATGGCGAGTGATGTGGATCAACCGCTTTCGCACCGCCCTGACCCTGCTGGGAATCATCATCGGCGTGGCTTCGGTGGTGGTGATGCTGGCCGTGGGCGAAGGCAGCAAGCGCCAGGTGATGGCACAGATGGGAGCCTTTGGCTCCAACATCATCTATCTGAGCGGACATTCGTCCAACCCCCGGGCTCCCGCCGGGATCATCACCCTGGATGACGTGGCCGCCCTGGGCGCCCTGCCCCAGGTCAAGCGCATCATGCCGGTCAATGGCGCCGAGGCCGGAGTGCGCTTCGGCAACCGCGACTACATGGCCTATGTGGGCGGTAACGACACCAACTTCCCGCATATCTTCAACTGGCCGGTGGTCGAGGGCAGCTACTTCAGCGAAGCCGATGAACATTCCGCCGCTCCCGTGGCGGTGATCGGCCACAAGGTCCGCGAAAAGCTCCTGCAGGATGTGGCCAACCCCATCGGCCAATACATCCTGATCGAGAACGTGCCCTTCCAGGTGGTTGGCGTGCTGGTGGGCAAAGGTGCCAGCTCCGGCGACAGCGACAGCGACGACCGCATCGCGGTGCCCTACTCCGCCGCCAGCACCCGGCTGTTCGGCAGCCGCAACCCGGAATATGTGGCCATCGCCGCCGCCGATGCCAGCAAGGTCAAGGAGACCGAGCAGGCCATCGACCAGCTGATGCTGCGCCTGCACAACGGCAAGCGCGACTACGAACTGACCAACAACGCCGCCATGATCCAGGCCGAGGCACGAACGCAAAACACCCTGTCGCTGATGCTCGGCGCCATCGCCGCCATCTCCCTGCTGGTCGGTGGCATCGGAGTGATGAACATCATGCTCATGACCGTGCGCGAGCGCACCCGCGAGATCGGTATTCGCATGGCTACCGGTGCCCGCCAGCGGGACATCCTGCGCCAGTTCCTCACCGAGGCGGTGATGCTCTCGGTGGTCGGAGGCCTGACCGGTATCGGCGTGGCCCTGATCATTGGCGGCGTGCTGATCCTCAGCGAAGTGGCGGTAGCGTTTTCCCTGGCCGCGGTCCTCGGCGCCTTCGCCTGCGCCCTGGTCACCGGCGTCGTCTTCGGCTTCATGCCGGCCCGCAAAGCTGCCCGGCTCGACCCGGTCACGGCCCTTACCAGTGAATGA